The Methylobacterium currus genome contains a region encoding:
- a CDS encoding CHASE3 domain-containing protein: protein MTRYLVARANMLVFGVLVAILALVGGVTWERLNASRDAREWSQHSYRVLAVAKDLAIALRDAERGQRGYLLTGRDDYLGPYNAARDRLGLLQGELQKLTADNPAQQERVRALAPAVQHKLEELAQTVQARRDGGFGTALRIVNTDEGRGHMREAEGILSGVLADEQRLLDERLAQNESRAAWVRSLVIAGAAFAALILLWAARLLNQAWSRSQRIEAEQRDLALRLRTTIDSLSQGVAVFGPDRKLRNSNECFQVLLDLPKAMVRPGTAYGAFAEHTAEPGRPALETEDQVCHGSRNPREAVTYERENADGHYLEIRRTPMPDGGFVLTISDMTKRAQAEGVLREAQKMQAIGQLTGGIAHDFNNLLQVILGNLEFVRAKLDGDAKLQQRIERASWAAQRGATLTGQLLAFARKQPLAPAAIDLAATMPDLVPLLRRTLGEHIEVRYVETAGLWPAMADPAQLESAVLNLALNARDAMPGGGRLTIELGNVVLDAAYARDHAEVTPGDYTMVAVSDTGHGMTPEVVKRVFEPFFTTKPDGKGTGLGLAMVFGFVKQSGGHVKVYSEPGEGTAVKLYLPRAVGTASAVQRTAAPVDLPRGSGTVLVVEDEATVREIACAILADLGYRVLEAADGEEALRVFGTNAASVDLLLTDVVLPGKVRGREVAERVRSVRPDVRVLFMSGYTENSIVHHGRLDDGVHLIGKPFKREQLARKVAEVLGTAAGPAAEGGNVVPLRPWRDA from the coding sequence ATGACACGCTACCTCGTCGCGCGCGCCAACATGCTGGTCTTCGGCGTGCTCGTGGCCATCCTCGCCCTGGTCGGCGGAGTGACCTGGGAGCGCCTGAACGCTTCGCGCGATGCCCGGGAGTGGTCGCAGCATAGCTACCGGGTGCTCGCCGTCGCCAAGGACCTCGCCATCGCGCTCAGGGACGCCGAACGCGGTCAGCGGGGATACCTGCTCACCGGGCGCGACGATTACCTCGGCCCCTACAACGCCGCGCGCGACCGCCTCGGACTGCTCCAGGGCGAGCTCCAGAAGCTTACCGCCGACAACCCTGCCCAGCAGGAGCGCGTGCGCGCGCTCGCGCCGGCCGTCCAGCACAAGCTGGAAGAGCTCGCCCAGACGGTGCAGGCGCGCCGCGACGGCGGGTTCGGGACGGCGCTGCGCATCGTCAACACCGACGAGGGCCGCGGCCACATGCGCGAGGCGGAGGGCATCCTGTCAGGCGTGCTCGCCGACGAGCAGCGGCTTCTCGACGAACGTCTCGCCCAGAACGAGAGCCGGGCGGCATGGGTGCGCTCGTTGGTGATCGCCGGGGCGGCGTTCGCGGCCCTGATCCTGCTCTGGGCGGCGAGGCTCCTGAACCAGGCGTGGTCGCGTTCCCAACGGATCGAGGCGGAGCAGCGCGACCTAGCCTTGCGCCTGCGCACCACCATCGACAGCCTGAGCCAGGGCGTCGCGGTGTTCGGGCCCGACCGCAAGCTCAGGAACTCGAACGAGTGCTTCCAGGTCCTGCTCGACCTGCCCAAGGCCATGGTCCGCCCCGGCACCGCCTACGGCGCCTTCGCCGAGCACACGGCCGAGCCGGGCCGTCCCGCCCTGGAGACCGAGGACCAGGTCTGTCACGGCAGCCGGAATCCCCGCGAGGCGGTCACCTACGAGCGCGAGAACGCGGACGGGCACTACCTGGAGATCCGCCGTACCCCGATGCCGGATGGCGGCTTCGTGCTCACAATCTCGGACATGACCAAGCGTGCCCAGGCCGAGGGCGTGCTGCGCGAGGCCCAGAAGATGCAGGCCATCGGTCAGCTGACCGGCGGCATCGCGCATGATTTCAACAACCTGCTGCAGGTCATCCTCGGGAACCTGGAATTCGTCCGTGCCAAGCTCGACGGCGACGCCAAGCTGCAGCAGCGCATCGAGCGGGCTTCCTGGGCGGCCCAGCGCGGGGCGACGCTCACCGGCCAACTCCTCGCATTCGCGCGCAAGCAGCCGCTGGCGCCCGCGGCCATCGACCTCGCCGCGACCATGCCGGACCTGGTACCCCTTCTCCGGCGCACGCTCGGCGAGCACATCGAGGTGCGCTACGTCGAGACCGCGGGCCTGTGGCCGGCGATGGCCGACCCGGCGCAGCTTGAGAGCGCGGTCCTGAACCTCGCCCTGAACGCGCGCGATGCCATGCCGGGCGGCGGGCGCCTCACCATCGAGCTCGGAAACGTGGTGCTGGACGCGGCGTATGCCCGGGACCATGCCGAGGTGACGCCCGGGGACTACACGATGGTCGCGGTGTCGGACACCGGGCACGGCATGACGCCCGAGGTGGTCAAGCGCGTGTTCGAGCCGTTCTTCACGACCAAGCCGGACGGCAAGGGCACCGGGCTCGGCCTCGCGATGGTGTTCGGCTTCGTGAAGCAGTCGGGCGGACACGTGAAGGTCTACTCGGAGCCTGGCGAGGGCACGGCGGTGAAGCTCTACCTGCCTCGCGCCGTCGGGACCGCGTCCGCCGTGCAACGCACCGCCGCACCCGTCGACCTGCCGCGCGGTTCGGGGACGGTGCTGGTGGTGGAGGACGAGGCGACGGTGCGCGAGATCGCCTGCGCGATCCTCGCCGACCTCGGGTACCGGGTGCTGGAGGCCGCGGACGGCGAGGAGGCGTTGCGGGTATTCGGTACCAACGCCGCGTCCGTCGACTTGCTGCTGACCGACGTGGTGCTGCCCGGCAAGGTACGGGGCCGCGAGGTGGCCGAGCGCGTGCGATCCGTGCGGCCGGACGTGCGGGTGTTGTTCATGTCCGGCTACACCGAGAACAGCATCGTCCACCACGGACGCCTCGACGACGGGGTGCACCTCATCGGCAAGCCGTTCAAGCGGGAGCAGCTCGCCCGTAAGGTCGCCGAGGTGCTCGGCACGGCAGCCGGTCCCGCCGCCGAGGGCGGCAATGTCGTCCCGCTGCGACCCTGGCGCGACGCCTGA
- a CDS encoding type 1 glutamine amidotransferase: MSSAQPVFRFLVAESETPEARKARRDSVGHSSGETYLDILRRLAPGATCDRIQPADADAALPPGASLTEYDAVFLTGSPLHLYEETPETRRTVDFMRAVFAAGTPAFGSCAGLQVATVAAGGSVRPNARSPEAGFARRITPTEAGRTHPLLAGRPASYDAPAIHTDEVEALPPGATLLAGNRVTAVQAAEIRFEGGVFWGVQYHPEIGLDEVAGALRRQAESLVEAGLARGDEDVEAFATQIDALHREPGRRDLAWRLGLDEQVTDERLRLAELRNFIEALARFRREVLVVVGK; encoded by the coding sequence GTGAGTTCAGCACAACCGGTATTCCGCTTCCTGGTGGCCGAAAGCGAGACCCCGGAGGCGCGCAAGGCGAGACGCGACAGCGTAGGCCATTCGTCGGGTGAGACCTACCTCGACATCCTGCGCAGGCTCGCGCCAGGCGCCACCTGCGACCGCATCCAGCCGGCCGACGCCGACGCGGCGCTGCCGCCCGGAGCCAGCCTGACCGAGTACGACGCGGTGTTCCTCACCGGCTCGCCGCTGCATCTCTACGAGGAGACGCCCGAGACACGGCGCACGGTCGACTTCATGCGGGCGGTGTTCGCCGCCGGCACCCCGGCCTTCGGCTCCTGCGCCGGGCTGCAGGTCGCGACGGTCGCCGCCGGCGGCAGCGTACGCCCGAACGCGCGCAGCCCGGAGGCCGGGTTCGCTCGGCGGATCACCCCGACCGAGGCGGGACGTACGCATCCGCTCCTGGCAGGCCGGCCCGCTTCCTACGACGCGCCGGCCATCCACACCGACGAGGTGGAGGCGTTGCCGCCCGGGGCGACGCTGCTGGCCGGCAACCGGGTCACGGCCGTGCAAGCCGCCGAGATCCGCTTCGAGGGCGGCGTGTTCTGGGGTGTGCAGTACCATCCCGAGATCGGCCTCGACGAGGTGGCTGGGGCCCTGCGCCGACAGGCGGAGAGCCTAGTGGAGGCGGGCCTCGCCCGAGGCGATGAGGACGTCGAGGCATTCGCCACGCAAATCGATGCCCTGCACCGTGAGCCCGGGCGGCGGGACCTTGCTTGGCGGCTCGGCCTGGACGAGCAGGTCACGGACGAGCGGCTGAGGCTTGCCGAATTGCGTAACTTCATCGAGGCGCTTGCCCGGTTCAGAAGGGAAGTGCTCGTGGTTGTGGGTAAGTGA
- a CDS encoding DMT family transporter, with amino-acid sequence MWYLYGFAMLAGLANAIQPGPNSTLAKSSTQPFFAGLVVVVVSGSALLVAGLVTGRLSLPSHEQAAQVPWWAWCGGVLGAVMTLSQLFIAPKLGAAPFLGTLVTVGVLASIALDHYGLFGFEVHHASIWRVLGGVLMVAGVALVALF; translated from the coding sequence ATGTGGTATCTGTACGGCTTCGCCATGCTCGCCGGGCTCGCGAACGCGATCCAGCCCGGCCCGAACTCGACCTTGGCGAAGTCCTCCACGCAGCCGTTCTTCGCCGGCCTCGTCGTTGTCGTCGTCAGCGGGTCCGCCTTGTTGGTCGCAGGCCTGGTCACCGGCCGGTTGAGCTTGCCGAGCCACGAGCAGGCGGCACAGGTCCCGTGGTGGGCCTGGTGCGGTGGCGTGCTCGGGGCCGTGATGACGCTGTCCCAGCTCTTCATCGCCCCGAAGCTCGGCGCGGCCCCGTTCCTGGGCACCCTGGTGACGGTTGGCGTCCTCGCCTCCATCGCGCTCGACCACTACGGCTTGTTCGGCTTCGAGGTGCACCACGCCAGCATCTGGCGTGTCCTGGGTGGCGTTCTGATGGTGGCAGGAGTGGCCTTGGTCGCCCTCTTCTGA
- a CDS encoding sensor domain-containing diguanylate cyclase: MVLPPRLARWLGSTRTWIALGVLAPLGMLLVSALMLLDLRRDAWDKAEQTSQNLLQVIERDIARNVELIDLSLQAVVDNLRVPGVDALSPEMRQLVLFDRAATARDIGVMLVTDENGDSVIDANAVPARKANYADRDYFQGHKALADLGLHISKPLVSRLTGARMIVLSRRLTKPDGSFGGIVLGTLQLAYFSRLFDRIGLGPEGAINLFLRDGTRLMRHPYDEADIGVSIAGTAILERFVREVRGSFVAASVRDGVERHYAFTRVGDLPLVLNVALATADIEAGWRAKAAVISAVVLVLCGLTACLSLLFGRELRRRAEMQAELARLSLTDALTGLPNRRRFEGTFEHAWKSANRTGKPLSVLVVDADHFKRYNDRHGHAVGDAVLKGLARCLSASVHRPDDLVARVGGEEFVVLLPDTDEAGALRIADKVHETVAGLSVEAARIEAGTVTVSIGLATETGRAFERAGAQYEAADAALYRAKAAGRNRTCVAGRACAPHPLGEAA, from the coding sequence ATGGTCCTGCCGCCCCGCCTCGCGCGCTGGCTCGGCTCCACCCGCACCTGGATCGCCTTGGGCGTGCTCGCGCCCCTGGGCATGCTCCTGGTCTCCGCGCTGATGCTGCTCGACCTCAGGCGGGACGCCTGGGACAAGGCCGAGCAGACCTCGCAGAACCTGCTGCAGGTCATCGAGCGCGACATCGCCCGCAACGTCGAGCTCATCGACCTCTCCCTTCAGGCGGTGGTCGATAACCTGCGGGTCCCGGGCGTGGACGCGCTGAGCCCGGAGATGCGCCAGCTCGTCCTGTTCGACCGCGCGGCCACCGCCCGGGACATCGGCGTGATGCTCGTCACCGACGAGAACGGCGACAGCGTCATCGACGCGAACGCGGTGCCGGCGCGTAAGGCGAACTACGCCGACCGCGACTACTTCCAGGGCCACAAGGCACTCGCCGACCTCGGCTTGCACATCAGCAAGCCCCTGGTCTCGCGGCTGACCGGTGCCCGCATGATCGTCCTCAGCCGTCGCCTGACCAAGCCGGACGGATCGTTCGGCGGCATCGTGCTCGGCACCCTGCAGCTCGCCTATTTCAGCCGCCTCTTCGACCGGATCGGCCTCGGGCCCGAAGGCGCGATAAACCTCTTCCTGCGCGACGGTACGCGGCTGATGCGCCACCCGTACGATGAGGCCGACATCGGTGTCAGCATCGCGGGCACGGCCATCTTGGAGCGCTTCGTGCGCGAAGTGCGCGGCAGCTTCGTCGCCGCATCCGTTCGCGACGGGGTCGAGCGGCACTACGCCTTCACCCGGGTCGGCGACCTGCCGCTGGTACTCAACGTCGCGCTGGCGACCGCCGACATCGAGGCCGGCTGGCGCGCCAAGGCCGCCGTCATCAGCGCGGTGGTCCTGGTCCTCTGCGGCCTGACCGCTTGCCTGTCGCTCCTGTTCGGGCGGGAGCTCCGCCGCCGCGCCGAAATGCAGGCCGAGCTCGCGCGGCTGTCGCTCACGGACGCCCTGACCGGGCTGCCTAACCGGCGGCGGTTCGAAGGGACGTTCGAGCACGCCTGGAAGAGCGCCAACCGCACGGGCAAGCCGTTGTCCGTCCTCGTCGTCGATGCCGACCACTTCAAGCGCTATAACGACCGCCACGGCCATGCCGTGGGCGACGCGGTGCTGAAGGGGCTGGCGCGCTGCCTGTCGGCGAGCGTTCACCGGCCGGACGACCTCGTCGCGCGGGTCGGCGGCGAGGAGTTCGTGGTGCTCCTGCCCGACACCGACGAGGCCGGAGCCTTGCGCATCGCGGACAAGGTGCACGAGACCGTTGCGGGCCTGTCGGTCGAGGCCGCCCGCATCGAGGCCGGCACGGTGACGGTCAGCATCGGCCTCGCGACGGAGACGGGCAGGGCGTTCGAGCGCGCCGGGGCGCAGTACGAGGCCGCGGACGCGGCGCTCTACCGGGCGAAGGCCGCGGGCCGGAACAGGACCTGCGTCGCCGGTCGCGCCTGCGCGCCCCACCCCCTCGGCGAGGCGGCTTGA
- a CDS encoding DUF6894 family protein has protein sequence MPRYFFNVFDGRSSPDDVGSVLGGPDDARREGIRLAGAIIDEHAPVIALGSSWHLEVRDEGGALVTRLDLIVDAPAKAA, from the coding sequence GTGCCGCGCTACTTCTTCAACGTGTTCGACGGGCGCAGTTCGCCTGACGACGTCGGCTCGGTGCTCGGCGGGCCGGACGACGCGCGACGCGAGGGCATCAGGCTTGCCGGTGCGATCATCGACGAACACGCGCCCGTCATTGCGCTCGGCTCCAGCTGGCACCTGGAAGTGAGAGACGAGGGCGGGGCGTTGGTGACGCGCCTCGACCTCATCGTCGACGCGCCAGCGAAAGCGGCTTAG
- a CDS encoding PAS domain-containing protein, with protein MADAFPFLPSGGVTGAEIRARDWSKTSLGPPDAWPTALRSTLSLMLSCPTAMFLAWGPDLLCFYNDAYRPILGYRLHTALGRPFREVWASIWGEIEPLVDATMAGESQKLTDVMLDLSREGEPERSWWSFTYSPVLDDAGGIGGLFCVITETTDRVLGEAALRESEDHFRHTVELNPQVPWTCDPHGNITSYSNRWLELTGQAAGEPDGSGWAKALHLDDLPGTMTAFAASLSSGEPVDVDYRIRVAGVGEYRWMRARARPRRNEDGDIVRWYGVVEDIHDRKVAEERLREMNATLERRVGEALAQRKLWADVFETTDALVAALDPDYRVVALNRAFADGFEAMYGARPKVGDDLLGLLDGVPEQQELVRSVWERALAGEEFVIVEEFGSPGRSRSCYEIRFTTLRDTQGRRIGAFQYAVDATERVRGQEQLARAEEALRHAQKMEAVGQLTGGVAHDFNNLLTIIRSSVEFLRRPTLPEERRARYLEAVADTVDRAAKLTSQLLAFARRQALKPEVFELGERVRATAEMLNAVTGARIRILTEVPNGPCHERADTSQFETALVNLAVNARDAMDGEGTLTLRLTCGEGLPSIRGHAGAPGPFAVVRVSDEGAGIASEFLARIFEPFFTTKEVGKGTGLGLSQVIGFAKQSGGDVDVASEVGRGTTFTLYLPHVGPPAESEEDGDEEASEQDAGRALPVLVVEDNLDVGRFCTQLLEDLGHTTVWAHNAEAALDELGRVPSRFDAVFSDVVMPGIGGVELARRLRASHPDLPVILTTGYSDVLARDDAHGFELVRKPYSAEQVARALRGVLARQRKRTPA; from the coding sequence ATGGCTGACGCGTTCCCGTTCCTGCCGTCCGGTGGCGTGACCGGCGCGGAGATCCGTGCCCGCGATTGGTCGAAGACATCGCTCGGGCCTCCGGACGCCTGGCCGACGGCCTTGCGCTCCACCCTGTCGCTGATGCTGTCCTGTCCTACCGCGATGTTCCTCGCCTGGGGCCCGGACCTGCTATGCTTCTACAACGACGCTTACCGGCCGATCCTCGGCTATCGACTGCACACCGCCCTCGGCCGGCCTTTCCGCGAGGTCTGGGCGAGCATCTGGGGCGAGATCGAGCCTCTGGTCGATGCCACGATGGCCGGCGAGAGCCAGAAGCTGACGGACGTCATGCTCGACCTCTCGCGCGAGGGAGAACCCGAGCGGAGCTGGTGGTCCTTCACCTACTCGCCGGTCCTCGACGATGCCGGCGGCATCGGCGGCCTGTTCTGCGTCATCACCGAGACCACGGACCGCGTGCTCGGCGAGGCCGCCTTGCGCGAGAGCGAGGACCACTTCCGGCACACGGTTGAACTCAACCCGCAGGTGCCTTGGACTTGCGACCCGCACGGCAACATCACCTCGTACTCGAACCGCTGGCTCGAACTCACCGGGCAAGCCGCGGGCGAGCCGGACGGGTCGGGCTGGGCCAAGGCGCTGCACCTCGATGACCTGCCAGGGACCATGACCGCTTTCGCGGCCTCGCTGAGCTCCGGCGAGCCGGTGGATGTCGATTACCGCATCCGCGTCGCAGGCGTCGGGGAGTACCGCTGGATGCGCGCCCGTGCCCGGCCGCGCCGGAACGAGGATGGCGACATCGTTCGCTGGTACGGAGTGGTCGAGGACATCCACGACCGCAAGGTCGCGGAGGAGCGGCTGCGCGAGATGAACGCGACGCTCGAACGCCGGGTCGGTGAGGCACTCGCGCAGCGCAAGCTCTGGGCCGACGTGTTCGAGACGACCGACGCCCTGGTTGCGGCACTCGACCCCGATTATCGCGTGGTGGCCTTGAACCGCGCCTTCGCCGACGGTTTTGAGGCTATGTACGGGGCCCGGCCCAAGGTCGGCGACGACCTCCTCGGCCTCCTGGACGGCGTTCCCGAGCAGCAGGAACTGGTTCGCTCAGTCTGGGAGCGGGCGCTCGCCGGCGAGGAGTTCGTGATTGTCGAGGAGTTCGGCAGCCCCGGTCGGTCGCGGTCCTGCTACGAGATCCGGTTCACGACGCTGCGGGACACGCAGGGACGGCGGATTGGTGCCTTCCAGTACGCCGTCGACGCCACCGAACGGGTGCGCGGGCAGGAGCAACTCGCGCGGGCCGAGGAGGCGTTGCGCCATGCTCAGAAGATGGAGGCGGTGGGTCAACTCACAGGTGGCGTCGCGCATGATTTCAACAACCTGCTGACCATCATCCGCTCCTCGGTCGAGTTCCTGCGTCGGCCGACCCTGCCGGAGGAGCGTCGTGCCCGCTACCTGGAGGCGGTGGCCGACACGGTCGACCGCGCCGCCAAGCTGACGAGCCAGCTCCTTGCCTTCGCTCGCCGGCAGGCTCTCAAGCCGGAGGTGTTCGAACTCGGCGAGCGCGTGCGGGCCACCGCCGAGATGCTGAACGCGGTGACCGGCGCGCGCATCCGCATCCTGACGGAGGTGCCCAACGGACCCTGCCACGAGCGGGCGGATACGAGCCAGTTCGAGACCGCGTTGGTGAACCTCGCCGTGAACGCCCGCGACGCCATGGACGGCGAGGGCACGCTGACGCTCCGGCTCACCTGCGGCGAGGGACTGCCTTCCATCCGGGGCCATGCCGGTGCGCCCGGGCCCTTCGCCGTCGTACGGGTCTCGGACGAGGGTGCAGGGATCGCGTCGGAGTTCCTGGCCCGCATCTTCGAGCCGTTCTTCACGACCAAGGAAGTCGGCAAGGGCACCGGGTTGGGCCTGAGCCAGGTCATCGGCTTCGCCAAGCAGTCGGGCGGCGACGTCGACGTGGCGAGCGAGGTGGGACGCGGGACGACCTTCACGCTGTACCTGCCCCATGTCGGCCCACCCGCGGAAAGCGAGGAGGACGGTGACGAGGAAGCCAGCGAGCAGGACGCGGGACGCGCCCTGCCCGTGCTGGTGGTGGAGGACAACCTCGACGTCGGGCGCTTCTGCACGCAACTCCTGGAGGATCTCGGCCACACGACGGTCTGGGCGCACAACGCGGAAGCGGCGCTCGACGAGTTGGGAAGGGTGCCGTCGCGGTTCGACGCCGTGTTCTCGGACGTGGTGATGCCCGGCATCGGGGGTGTCGAGCTCGCGCGGCGGCTGCGGGCCAGCCATCCGGACCTGCCGGTGATCCTGACCACCGGTTACAGCGATGTGCTGGCGCGTGACGACGCGCACGGTTTCGAGCTCGTGCGGAAGCCCTACTCGGCCGAGCAGGTCGCGCGGGCGCTGCGCGGCGTGCTGGCCCGTCAGCGGAAACGGACGCCGGCCTGA
- a CDS encoding YihY/virulence factor BrkB family protein, giving the protein MTDQPAPTPPSARPERTSPTLWTACLGVALVGLVALPKRRGGSLPIASGGPGKEDRKLGTEDAPVSHEGAAAERLAEAEPERGRKADTPSEIPAKGWKDIALRLYREFGNDRILLVAAGVTFYAILALFPAIAALVSIYGAVADPSTINHHLNDLRGILPDGAIDIVGGQVKRLVDKGDKALGLTAIVSILISLWSANGGMKAVFDALNIAYEEEEKRSFVMLNLQSLAFTVGALLFVGLALTGIVVVPAALQVLGLDQKAWYIALLRFPVLLVLVIGSLAVLYRFGPSRRKPRWRWVTWGSAVAGSLWLAASGLFSWYVANFGSYNETYGSLGAAIGFMTWIWLSTTVVLLGAELNAEMEHQTARDTTVGGDKPLGARQARMADTVAASS; this is encoded by the coding sequence ATGACGGATCAGCCTGCCCCGACGCCTCCTTCCGCTCGCCCCGAGCGGACCTCGCCGACCTTGTGGACCGCGTGCCTGGGCGTGGCCCTCGTCGGTCTGGTCGCCTTACCGAAGCGGCGCGGAGGTTCCTTGCCGATTGCGTCCGGCGGTCCGGGGAAAGAGGACCGGAAGCTCGGTACCGAGGATGCGCCCGTCTCGCACGAGGGCGCCGCGGCCGAGCGCCTGGCCGAGGCCGAGCCGGAGCGCGGGCGCAAGGCGGACACGCCCTCCGAGATCCCCGCCAAGGGCTGGAAGGACATCGCGCTCCGTCTCTACCGGGAGTTCGGCAACGACCGCATCCTGCTGGTCGCTGCGGGCGTGACCTTCTACGCCATCCTGGCCCTGTTCCCAGCCATCGCGGCGCTCGTCTCCATCTACGGCGCGGTCGCCGACCCGAGCACCATCAACCATCACCTGAACGACCTGCGCGGCATCCTGCCGGACGGGGCCATCGACATCGTCGGCGGTCAAGTGAAGCGTCTGGTCGACAAGGGCGACAAGGCGCTGGGCCTGACTGCCATCGTCAGCATCCTGATCTCGCTCTGGAGCGCCAACGGCGGGATGAAGGCGGTCTTCGACGCGCTCAACATCGCCTACGAGGAGGAGGAGAAGCGCTCGTTCGTGATGCTCAACCTGCAGTCGCTGGCATTCACCGTCGGGGCGCTGCTGTTCGTTGGGCTTGCCCTCACCGGCATCGTGGTCGTGCCGGCCGCGTTGCAGGTGCTCGGGCTCGACCAGAAGGCCTGGTACATCGCGCTCCTTCGGTTCCCCGTCCTGCTCGTCCTCGTCATCGGTAGCCTGGCGGTGCTGTACCGCTTCGGCCCGAGCCGCCGGAAACCCCGGTGGCGCTGGGTGACATGGGGCAGCGCGGTGGCCGGCTCCCTGTGGCTGGCCGCGTCGGGGCTGTTCTCCTGGTACGTGGCGAACTTCGGCAGCTACAACGAGACCTACGGCTCGCTCGGCGCCGCCATCGGCTTCATGACTTGGATCTGGCTGTCCACGACGGTGGTGCTGCTCGGGGCCGAGCTCAACGCCGAGATGGAACACCAGACCGCGCGCGACACGACGGTCGGCGGCGACAAGCCTCTCGGCGCCCGTCAGGCCCGCATGGCCGACACCGTGGCGGCATCCTCCTGA
- a CDS encoding HWE histidine kinase domain-containing protein encodes MGGQDTARRKPDPRLLQAAVEASGEAIVITSADLDEPGPCIEYVNPAFTRMTGYEAEEVLGLSPRILQGSGTERAVLDRMRAALIEGSSFQGEAVNYRKDGSPYVVEWLITPVRERDGRISHWVSVQRDVTERRHGEDRQALMVRELHHRVKNTLATVQAVVNATARSSLTVNEFTQAFTGRIGSLARTHALITEDLAQAASFEGLLRAELNPYDERGRLTLDGPKIVMPSELAVPVGMALHELTTNALKHGSLADPNGRVQVTWWIEDGRAGRALRWDWAEHDGPPAAHPTREGFGHRLLNKVLATQTGAEVDVAFAPDGLRVSVRMPLPSSGA; translated from the coding sequence TTGGGAGGCCAGGACACCGCGAGGAGGAAGCCGGATCCCCGGCTTCTGCAGGCCGCCGTCGAAGCCTCGGGCGAGGCCATCGTCATTACCTCTGCGGACCTTGACGAACCGGGACCATGCATCGAGTACGTGAATCCCGCCTTCACGCGCATGACCGGGTACGAAGCCGAGGAAGTCCTCGGCCTGTCACCGCGCATCTTGCAGGGCTCTGGGACCGAACGCGCGGTCCTCGACCGCATGCGGGCGGCCCTGATCGAGGGGAGCTCTTTCCAGGGCGAGGCGGTGAACTATCGCAAGGACGGTTCCCCATACGTCGTGGAGTGGTTGATCACCCCGGTTCGCGAACGGGACGGCCGTATCTCGCACTGGGTCTCGGTTCAGCGGGACGTCACCGAGCGGCGCCATGGCGAGGACCGCCAGGCGCTGATGGTGCGCGAGTTGCACCATCGGGTGAAGAACACGCTGGCCACCGTCCAGGCCGTGGTGAATGCAACGGCGCGTTCCTCGCTGACTGTCAACGAGTTCACCCAGGCGTTCACGGGCCGGATCGGCTCGCTGGCGCGAACGCACGCGCTGATCACCGAGGACCTCGCCCAGGCCGCCTCGTTCGAGGGTCTGCTGCGGGCCGAGCTCAACCCCTACGACGAAAGGGGGCGTCTGACCCTGGACGGACCGAAGATCGTGATGCCGTCGGAGCTCGCCGTGCCGGTCGGCATGGCCCTGCACGAGTTGACCACGAACGCCCTGAAGCACGGGTCGCTCGCCGACCCGAACGGCCGGGTGCAGGTCACCTGGTGGATCGAAGACGGACGTGCCGGCCGAGCGCTGCGCTGGGACTGGGCCGAGCACGACGGCCCCCCCGCCGCGCATCCCACCCGCGAGGGCTTCGGCCACCGCCTTCTCAATAAGGTACTGGCTACCCAGACCGGCGCCGAGGTGGACGTCGCCTTCGCGCCGGACGGGCTTCGGGTCTCCGTGCGAATGCCGCTTCCGAGCTCCGGCGCCTAG